The Prevotella sp. oral taxon 299 str. F0039 genome has a segment encoding these proteins:
- the gyrB gene encoding DNA topoisomerase (ATP-hydrolyzing) subunit B — MSENQNIENNYSASNIQVLEGLEAVRKRPAMYIGDISEKGLHHLVNETVDNSIDEAMAGYCTDIEVTINEDNSITVQDNGRGIPVDMHEKLHKSALEVVMTVLHAGGKFDKGSYKVSGGLHGVGVSCVNALSTHMKSQVFRDGKIYQQEYEQGKPLYSVKVVGETNLRGTRQQFWPDPSIFTTTLYKWDIISRRMRELAYLNAGVRITLTDLRLDEEGKIRREEFYAQDGLKAFARYIDRHRTHLFDDVIYLKTEKNNVPIEVAVMYNTDYSENIHSYVNNINTIEGGTHLTGFRMALTRTLKAYADNDPVISKQIEKAKIEIAGEDFREGLTAVISIKVAEPQFEGQTKTKLGNSEVSGAVQQAVGEALADYLEEHPKEAKLICDKVILAATARIAARKARESVQRKNPMTGGGLPGKLADCSNKDPKTSEIFLVEGDSAGGSAKQGRDRYCQAILPLRGKILNVEKVMWHKVFESESVMNIIQSIGVRFGVEGEDDKEANIDKLRYDKIIIMTDADVDGSHIDTLIMTLFYRFMPKVIQEGHLYIATPPLYLCSYKNKEKEYCYTEQQRQAFIDRHTEGKDDSKSIHVQRYKGLGEMNPEQLWETTMNPQTRLLKQVTIENAAEADEIFSMLMGDDVEPRREFIEQNATYANIDA; from the coding sequence ATGTCAGAAAATCAAAACATAGAAAATAACTATTCGGCGAGTAACATTCAGGTGCTCGAAGGATTAGAAGCAGTTCGAAAACGTCCTGCAATGTATATAGGAGACATTAGCGAAAAGGGTTTACATCACCTCGTTAATGAAACAGTAGATAACTCTATTGACGAAGCAATGGCAGGTTATTGTACTGATATTGAGGTTACAATCAACGAAGATAACTCAATAACTGTGCAAGATAATGGTAGAGGTATTCCTGTAGATATGCACGAAAAGTTGCATAAGTCAGCTCTTGAAGTAGTTATGACCGTGTTACATGCGGGCGGAAAGTTTGATAAAGGCTCGTATAAAGTAAGTGGTGGACTTCATGGAGTGGGTGTTTCTTGTGTTAATGCTTTGTCAACTCACATGAAATCTCAAGTATTTCGTGATGGAAAGATTTATCAACAAGAATACGAACAAGGTAAACCTCTCTATTCTGTAAAGGTAGTTGGAGAGACAAATCTTCGTGGAACACGTCAACAATTCTGGCCAGATCCAAGCATATTCACTACTACATTATATAAATGGGACATCATTTCACGTCGTATGCGTGAGCTTGCTTACTTGAATGCAGGCGTTAGAATAACTCTAACCGACTTGCGTTTAGATGAAGAAGGCAAAATACGTAGAGAGGAATTCTATGCTCAAGACGGCTTGAAAGCATTTGCAAGATACATCGATAGACACAGAACACATCTTTTTGACGATGTTATTTATCTTAAAACTGAAAAGAATAACGTGCCAATCGAAGTGGCAGTGATGTACAATACCGATTATTCTGAGAACATACACTCGTATGTTAACAACATTAATACAATCGAAGGTGGTACCCATCTCACTGGCTTTAGAATGGCTTTGACACGTACTTTGAAAGCATATGCAGACAATGATCCTGTAATTTCAAAGCAAATAGAAAAAGCAAAGATTGAGATTGCGGGCGAAGACTTTAGAGAAGGACTCACAGCTGTTATCTCTATCAAAGTAGCAGAGCCACAATTCGAAGGTCAAACCAAAACAAAACTGGGCAATAGTGAGGTCTCTGGAGCAGTACAACAAGCGGTTGGAGAAGCATTAGCCGATTATCTTGAAGAGCATCCAAAGGAAGCAAAGCTTATATGTGATAAGGTTATACTAGCCGCTACCGCACGTATTGCAGCACGAAAGGCAAGAGAAAGCGTTCAAAGAAAGAACCCAATGACTGGCGGAGGCTTACCTGGTAAGTTGGCAGACTGCTCTAATAAAGACCCAAAAACATCCGAAATATTCCTCGTTGAGGGTGATTCTGCGGGCGGTTCAGCTAAACAAGGACGTGATAGATACTGCCAAGCGATTCTACCTTTGCGTGGAAAGATACTTAATGTCGAAAAAGTTATGTGGCATAAGGTTTTCGAAAGCGAGTCGGTAATGAACATTATTCAAAGTATTGGTGTTCGTTTCGGAGTAGAAGGAGAAGACGATAAAGAAGCAAATATCGACAAGTTGCGTTACGATAAGATTATTATTATGACCGACGCCGACGTCGATGGATCGCATATCGACACCCTTATCATGACACTTTTCTATCGTTTCATGCCTAAAGTGATACAAGAAGGTCACCTTTATATTGCAACTCCACCTCTATACTTGTGTAGTTACAAGAACAAAGAGAAAGAATATTGCTATACAGAGCAACAAAGACAAGCCTTTATTGATAGACATACAGAGGGCAAAGACGATTCAAAGAGCATCCACGTACAACGCTATAAAGGTCTTGGAGAGATGAATCCAGAGCAATTATGGGAAACAACTATGAACCCTCAAACACGACTTTTAAAGCAAGTTACAATTGAGAACGCTGCCGAAGCAGATGAAATTTTCTCAATGTTGATGGGAGATGACGTTGAACCACGTCGTGAATTTATAGAACAAAATGCTACTTATGCGAATATAGACGCATAA
- a CDS encoding GNA1162 family protein, producing MKKYLLIVVTILLFASCSQTITLEAQYPKMYSDKPASIVIMPPINKTNFVQAKEYFYTTLYGPLCEKGYYVYSPLMTMDLFKGESAYDSEMFINGDLKKFRSILGADACMFTTIKSWKRNNIGGVITVGVEYTLKSTHTNEILYHREGLIRLDTSIGVSGGGLLGAVISMDATAINTAATDKVIAGRHCTAFVLSDLPAGVYDKVNYNQDGKSPAGKSFIKATIK from the coding sequence ATGAAAAAGTATTTATTAATCGTAGTAACGATATTGCTATTTGCTTCTTGTTCGCAAACAATTACACTTGAAGCTCAATACCCTAAGATGTATAGTGATAAGCCTGCGTCTATCGTAATCATGCCTCCTATCAATAAAACAAACTTTGTTCAGGCAAAAGAATATTTCTATACCACACTTTATGGACCTCTTTGTGAAAAAGGATATTATGTGTATTCTCCTTTAATGACAATGGATTTGTTTAAAGGTGAGAGTGCTTATGATAGCGAAATGTTTATCAATGGCGACCTAAAGAAGTTCCGTTCGATCCTTGGAGCAGATGCTTGTATGTTCACAACTATCAAGTCTTGGAAACGCAATAACATTGGAGGTGTTATCACAGTGGGTGTAGAATACACTTTAAAATCAACCCATACAAATGAAATACTTTATCATCGTGAGGGCTTAATACGTCTTGATACAAGTATAGGAGTGTCAGGTGGAGGTCTTTTGGGAGCTGTTATTAGTATGGATGCAACAGCAATTAATACCGCAGCAACAGATAAAGTGATTGCTGGACGACATTGTACTGCATTTGTTTTAAGTGATCTTCCAGCGGGTGTTTACGATAAAGTGAACTACAATCAAGATGGAAAGAGTCCAGCAGGAAAGAGCTTTATTAAAGCAACTATAAAATAA
- a CDS encoding DUF4810 domain-containing protein — protein sequence MKKVLSIALLVGLMASCSVPKPLYSWYNYEDATYQYDKKQSEATQQQLLEVYQKMIEKQKGLRKTVPPGLNAEYGFLLCKLGKKEEGIKYLKAEIALYPESATYVSRIIKQLEK from the coding sequence ATGAAAAAAGTTTTATCAATAGCCCTTTTAGTTGGCTTAATGGCTAGTTGTTCGGTTCCTAAGCCACTCTATTCGTGGTATAATTACGAAGATGCTACTTATCAATATGATAAGAAGCAAAGTGAGGCTACACAACAACAGTTGTTGGAAGTGTATCAAAAAATGATTGAAAAGCAAAAGGGATTGCGCAAAACTGTGCCCCCTGGACTCAATGCAGAGTATGGTTTTTTACTTTGTAAGCTAGGTAAAAAAGAAGAAGGAATAAAGTATTTAAAAGCAGAAATCGCCCTTTATCCCGAGTCAGCAACATACGTTAGTAGAATAATTAAACAGCTAGAGAAATGA
- a CDS encoding CsgG/HfaB family protein, whose translation MNKKILLAMAFLCLGTGAFAQRKVEVVEKVNVDTNAPAGKVIKRKVAIGRFSNETQYGKGLFYDKENDPMGKQALDILSAKLAASGKFLLLERGDLNALLEEVKKGEGSANTIGADYLIIGSITEFGRKNIGKQGVFTNTKTQTVDAAVAIRLVDVSTGLIVYSDEAKGSAEVTSKTTMGLGSNADFDASLSDKAISEAIGQLVENIINKCTNKPWRTYFLSYDNDAVLIGGGASQGVVEGDMFTIKMKGKKVKNPQTGVMIELPGKNVGTVKVISTAGDTPETEFSVVEVSATTPIDASKINDYYIEEIKK comes from the coding sequence ATGAATAAGAAAATACTACTTGCAATGGCATTTCTTTGCTTAGGAACAGGTGCTTTTGCACAACGAAAAGTTGAAGTTGTGGAAAAAGTGAATGTAGATACTAACGCACCTGCAGGCAAAGTGATTAAGAGAAAAGTGGCAATTGGACGTTTCTCTAATGAGACTCAATATGGAAAAGGACTTTTCTATGACAAAGAAAACGACCCAATGGGAAAGCAAGCCCTCGACATTTTGTCGGCTAAATTGGCTGCTTCTGGTAAGTTTTTATTACTCGAACGTGGTGATCTTAACGCCTTATTAGAAGAGGTTAAGAAAGGAGAAGGAAGTGCAAACACCATTGGTGCCGATTATTTAATTATCGGTTCGATTACCGAATTTGGTAGAAAGAACATTGGAAAACAAGGCGTTTTCACCAATACAAAAACACAAACGGTTGATGCTGCCGTTGCAATTAGATTGGTAGATGTATCAACAGGCTTGATAGTTTACTCGGATGAGGCAAAGGGTTCGGCAGAAGTTACAAGTAAAACAACAATGGGTTTGGGTAGTAATGCAGACTTTGATGCTTCTTTAAGCGATAAAGCAATATCAGAAGCAATAGGTCAATTGGTAGAAAACATTATCAATAAATGTACCAATAAACCATGGCGCACTTATTTCTTAAGCTATGATAACGATGCTGTTCTTATAGGTGGAGGAGCAAGTCAAGGTGTTGTTGAAGGCGATATGTTTACTATTAAAATGAAAGGTAAAAAGGTAAAGAACCCTCAAACAGGTGTAATGATAGAACTTCCAGGTAAGAATGTAGGAACAGTAAAGGTGATTTCTACTGCTGGAGACACTCCCGAAACAGAGTTTTCTGTGGTAGAAGTGTCGGCAACAACGCCTATTGATGCAAGTAAAATCAATGACTATTATATCGAAGAAATTAAAAAATAA
- a CDS encoding pitrilysin family protein, with amino-acid sequence MKKYLLILALALFALSANAKRTQATLSTDPNLHVGKLPNGLTYYILRNNTPPNRANFYLAQCVGSLQESDNQRGLAHFLEHLCFNGTRHFPSNTLVAYLETLGLKFGQNINAYTGMERTVYHLNNVPTARSSALDSCLLALRDWVCDISLSPEEINKERGVINEEWRQRNSATARMLQRNLPRLYPNSLYARRAPIGLMEVIDTVGPSTLRQYYHRWYHPQNQAIIVVGDVDVARTAKRIEVLFAPIRPTKAARRPAIVPVADNAKPIVVVDSDAEQRTTLVQVFCKMPPITPAFKASSTYQRLLVRRSLMMSMLRMRLAEQVVKPQCPFTQAVVGYGVYLYASSKYAFQVTIMAKDGQAQAATQTVMTELWRAAKHGFTPAELARAKAEERNIIERQYAARNEVGNNYLGNQLVEHALSGEPMPSPDVLRQLRTSIVDTITPADVQQWLRKMLPTSGRNLVVLSLNPQREGATQPTQESLLQAVLQPATANLAPYKDDTPNQPLLPVLPKAGHIVSQRHESALGIERIELSNGVTVLLKPTSTGKDELLMTAFAPGGSSRLEQADFANARFFNRIVGSSGLGDFSSQQLTKVLTGQTANVNLSLDTYWLSLNSSASTRDAECLLQQTYLYFTALRPNQQAFDNIMANSRARLSQVAGLPEMALSDSLAATLHAHNPRFANNTLADLDHVDPNRILNLARQGMANAANFTFVFVGHFQRDSLLALVCRYIGSLPASNPPFASWQPALINEPSPHHQAAQDSTTPTTTIAPNNETSLVGTLRSVQTYAPGIVCNHFRHAMTTPKANAYIVWWAKGTPYTLANIVMAEAVGQLLGMRYTQRIREEMGAAYSTDASCTLAPDVNTTYLKLYGICPMKPELVDSTLKAMRAEAENMARNIDPTLLENVKRHLAKRFEERTKQNSTWLRAVQTWAKQGIDIHTNYLTELQNITPQRLQQFVAHQLMAQGNRVEVVMLPE; translated from the coding sequence ATGAAAAAATACCTCCTTATCCTTGCTCTCGCCCTGTTTGCCCTTTCGGCAAACGCCAAACGCACACAGGCAACACTGTCCACCGACCCCAATCTGCATGTGGGCAAGTTGCCAAACGGCCTTACCTATTATATACTTCGCAACAACACGCCCCCCAATCGCGCCAATTTCTACCTCGCCCAATGCGTTGGCTCGCTGCAAGAGAGCGACAACCAACGCGGCTTGGCCCACTTCTTAGAGCATCTTTGCTTTAACGGCACGCGCCATTTCCCATCCAATACGCTCGTGGCTTACCTCGAAACGCTTGGTCTAAAATTCGGTCAAAACATCAATGCCTATACCGGAATGGAGCGCACCGTGTATCATCTCAACAACGTTCCCACAGCGCGCTCCTCGGCCTTAGACAGTTGTCTGCTTGCACTTCGCGATTGGGTGTGCGACATTTCGTTATCGCCCGAAGAGATAAATAAGGAACGTGGCGTGATTAACGAAGAGTGGCGACAACGCAATTCGGCCACGGCACGCATGCTACAACGCAATCTCCCGCGCCTTTACCCCAACAGTTTGTACGCTCGGCGCGCCCCAATAGGCTTGATGGAAGTGATAGATACCGTTGGCCCTTCCACCCTTCGGCAGTATTATCACCGCTGGTATCATCCCCAAAACCAAGCAATTATCGTGGTGGGCGATGTGGATGTGGCACGCACGGCCAAACGTATCGAGGTACTTTTCGCCCCCATACGCCCCACCAAGGCCGCGCGCCGACCCGCCATTGTGCCCGTTGCCGACAACGCCAAGCCCATCGTTGTGGTGGATAGCGATGCCGAACAGCGCACCACGCTTGTACAAGTGTTCTGCAAAATGCCGCCCATAACGCCCGCTTTCAAAGCCTCAAGCACTTATCAACGCCTCTTAGTGCGCCGCTCTTTGATGATGTCGATGCTGCGCATGCGCCTTGCCGAGCAGGTGGTTAAGCCCCAATGCCCCTTCACACAGGCCGTGGTGGGCTATGGCGTATATCTCTATGCCTCCTCCAAATACGCCTTCCAAGTAACCATTATGGCCAAAGACGGACAGGCACAGGCTGCCACACAAACCGTGATGACCGAATTATGGCGTGCTGCCAAGCATGGGTTTACACCTGCCGAATTGGCTCGTGCCAAGGCCGAAGAGCGCAATATCATCGAACGGCAGTATGCCGCACGCAACGAAGTGGGTAACAATTACTTGGGCAACCAACTGGTGGAACACGCCCTAAGTGGCGAACCCATGCCTTCGCCCGATGTTCTTCGGCAGTTGCGAACAAGCATAGTCGATACCATTACGCCTGCCGACGTGCAACAATGGCTGCGCAAGATGCTCCCCACTAGCGGTAGAAACCTCGTTGTTTTAAGCCTAAACCCACAACGCGAGGGTGCAACCCAGCCCACCCAAGAGAGCCTTTTGCAAGCCGTTTTGCAGCCCGCCACGGCCAACCTTGCACCATATAAAGACGATACCCCCAACCAACCGCTGCTCCCCGTATTGCCCAAGGCAGGCCACATCGTTAGCCAACGCCACGAATCCGCTTTGGGTATCGAGCGCATAGAGCTGTCTAACGGGGTGACGGTGCTGCTCAAACCCACCTCTACGGGCAAAGACGAACTGCTGATGACGGCCTTCGCGCCCGGCGGTTCGTCGCGTTTGGAACAGGCCGACTTCGCCAATGCGCGTTTCTTCAACCGCATTGTGGGTAGTAGCGGACTAGGCGATTTCTCATCACAACAGCTCACCAAGGTGCTAACGGGGCAAACGGCCAACGTCAATCTCTCGCTCGACACCTATTGGCTAAGCCTCAACAGCAGTGCCTCTACACGCGATGCCGAGTGCCTTTTGCAGCAAACTTACCTTTATTTCACCGCCTTGCGCCCCAACCAACAGGCTTTTGACAACATCATGGCCAACAGCAGGGCGCGCCTTAGCCAAGTGGCAGGCCTGCCCGAAATGGCCCTTAGTGACTCGCTTGCGGCCACCTTGCACGCCCACAACCCACGTTTCGCCAACAACACGCTCGCCGATCTCGACCATGTAGACCCCAATCGCATTCTCAACCTGGCGCGTCAAGGCATGGCTAACGCTGCAAACTTCACCTTCGTTTTCGTTGGCCACTTCCAACGCGACAGCCTTCTCGCCCTCGTTTGCCGTTACATCGGCTCGTTGCCTGCAAGCAACCCCCCGTTCGCTTCATGGCAACCAGCCCTTATCAACGAGCCTTCGCCCCACCATCAGGCAGCGCAAGACTCTACCACGCCCACCACTACCATCGCTCCCAACAACGAAACATCCCTTGTTGGCACGCTGCGCAGTGTGCAAACCTATGCCCCCGGCATTGTTTGTAACCACTTCCGCCACGCCATGACCACGCCCAAAGCCAACGCCTACATCGTTTGGTGGGCTAAGGGCACGCCCTATACATTGGCCAATATCGTGATGGCCGAGGCCGTAGGTCAGCTGCTTGGCATGCGTTACACTCAGCGAATACGCGAAGAAATGGGTGCGGCTTACAGCACCGATGCTTCTTGTACCCTCGCACCTGACGTGAACACCACCTACTTAAAACTATATGGCATCTGCCCAATGAAACCAGAATTGGTTGACAGCACCCTCAAGGCAATGCGCGCCGAGGCCGAAAACATGGCTCGTAACATTGACCCCACGCTGCTCGAAAACGTGAAACGCCACCTCGCCAAACGCTTTGAAGAACGCACAAAGCAAAACAGCACGTGGCTACGAGCCGTGCAAACATGGGCGAAACAGGGCATCGACATCCACACGAACTACCTAACCGAGCTGCAAAACATCACACCCCAACGCCTGCAACAGTTTGTTGCACACCAATTAATGGCACAAGGGAATAGGGTTGAAGTGGTGATGTTGCCGGAGTAA
- a CDS encoding DUF6850 family outer membrane beta-barrel protein: MHARLFVSSLLFGLFHIASAQDSLTHFAVPTPQEWQQHHQTMASPLGIYLLPAQSYGYTSATFSHERGPLMRLQIPEKDTNLRLSSMGVYTSKRWRLYGEFAYNRQFADSVGWLLSETPRLGMPYYFASPRKGNWLNETYQLKGAANYRLSHLFDLGAALQIRYHKGARSNDPRPSTESFYSRYHLNVGLNLAPVHISMAAGMVYGTSDNNLIYVNENNDRIDRLDFMAYELMGFGMHRKTGKLQNREMQANTYGHELSLQASFTWNETMLWARASHLAQRDSIRRSRTKNVSANLLSTYNLRQTRILAGLIHSLSPALRLQTTVHAHFTKGWDRLDNILGGQKNYVYNHRDVGLNALLYHRFTSQRLDLFALDATAEHEKRQDGATQHTLVRDAFHLAAAYRSQRPLPRNFAFFYGASQAFTLPKASLSYPSTQETVFSTQLALPLQRFYATSTASIRIALGTAKRFAHYQLTLSLAYQLGYVLKAQPTIHGTRHNFEAALGLAF; encoded by the coding sequence ATGCACGCACGTTTATTCGTATCTAGCCTCTTGTTCGGGCTTTTCCACATCGCCTCCGCTCAAGATTCGCTCACGCATTTTGCTGTTCCAACTCCCCAAGAGTGGCAACAGCACCACCAAACCATGGCTTCGCCCCTAGGCATTTACTTGCTACCGGCGCAGAGTTATGGCTATACCTCGGCGACTTTCAGCCACGAACGAGGCCCTTTAATGCGCTTGCAGATACCCGAAAAAGATACGAATCTGCGACTCTCGTCAATGGGCGTGTACACGTCTAAGCGTTGGCGACTATATGGGGAATTTGCCTACAACCGACAATTTGCCGATAGTGTGGGTTGGCTGCTTAGCGAAACGCCACGCCTGGGCATGCCTTACTACTTCGCTTCGCCACGCAAAGGCAACTGGCTAAACGAAACCTACCAACTTAAAGGCGCAGCCAATTACCGCCTTTCGCACCTGTTCGACCTCGGTGCAGCCCTGCAAATAAGGTATCATAAGGGTGCACGCAGCAACGACCCACGCCCCTCTACCGAGAGCTTTTACTCGCGTTATCACCTCAATGTGGGCCTAAACCTCGCCCCCGTGCATATCTCTATGGCGGCAGGAATGGTCTACGGAACAAGCGATAACAACCTGATCTACGTGAACGAGAATAACGATCGCATCGACCGATTGGACTTTATGGCCTACGAACTGATGGGATTTGGCATGCACCGAAAGACAGGTAAGCTGCAAAACCGCGAGATGCAAGCCAACACCTACGGGCACGAGCTGTCGCTGCAAGCCAGCTTCACCTGGAACGAAACAATGCTTTGGGCGCGCGCCAGCCATCTTGCGCAACGCGACAGCATACGCCGAAGCCGAACAAAAAACGTGTCGGCCAACCTCCTTTCCACCTATAACCTCCGTCAAACGCGCATTCTTGCGGGCCTAATTCATTCCCTTTCGCCCGCTCTTCGCCTGCAAACCACAGTTCACGCCCACTTTACTAAGGGCTGGGATAGGCTAGACAACATCCTTGGCGGACAGAAAAACTATGTGTATAACCATCGCGATGTCGGCCTTAACGCTTTGCTCTACCATCGTTTTACCTCGCAGCGGCTCGACCTATTTGCACTCGATGCCACCGCCGAACACGAGAAACGACAAGACGGAGCCACGCAACACACCCTCGTTCGCGATGCTTTCCATCTCGCCGCAGCCTATCGTTCGCAACGTCCCTTGCCTCGAAACTTCGCCTTTTTCTATGGTGCAAGCCAAGCTTTCACCCTGCCCAAGGCCTCGTTAAGCTACCCTTCAACGCAAGAAACGGTGTTCTCTACCCAACTAGCACTTCCCCTGCAACGTTTCTACGCCACGTCTACGGCCAGCATACGCATAGCCTTGGGCACGGCCAAGCGTTTCGCCCACTATCAGCTGACGCTCTCATTGGCCTACCAATTGGGCTATGTGCTTAAAGCCCAACCCACCATTCACGGCACGCGCCACAACTTTGAGGCCGCCCTTGGCTTGGCTTTCTAG